A single genomic interval of Babylonia areolata isolate BAREFJ2019XMU chromosome 26, ASM4173473v1, whole genome shotgun sequence harbors:
- the LOC143300683 gene encoding uncharacterized protein LOC143300683, whose amino-acid sequence MTVYAVQTMTLCLMAVFCTSLAQRPELDLNKTLVNHTLGNITNVWRPTVFSVDLRSGISSFLPYGVTWQSRLTADQQTCACDRQGVLKLTFNRYRRRAEINMTFEYSHGYTFDVGDSVSNSGYGGDYGTQDYDAEVHSFNNRIYFYGRDNPAGGTYGLLHSQPDYVGVQPYTTLTLNIADELATADNGDHYLYINSYKLFGLNGQSDSSPGGVNRDVYLGMNRVVAGSYMSGRGLCNVRVRFYPS is encoded by the exons ATGACAGTGTACGCTGTGCAAACCATGACCTTGTGCCTGATGGCAGTCTTCTGCACATCGCTGGCTCAACGTCCAG AGTTAGACCTTAATAAAACCCTTGTCAACCACACCCTTGGCAACATTACCAATGTGTGGAGACCAACCGTGTTCAGCGTGGATTTGAGGTCAGGAATCAGTTCTTTCCTTCCCTATGGCGTCACGTGGCAATCCCGACTAACAGCCGATCAGCAGACGTGCGCGTGCGACCGCCAGGGGGTGCTGAAGCTGACCTTTAACCGCTACCGCAGGCGCGCGGAAATCAACATGACGTTCGAGTACTCACATGGCTATACCTTCGACGTGGGCGATTCTGTGTCCAATTCCGGATATG GCGGAGACTACGGCACCCAAGATTACGACGCCGAGGTGCACTCCTTCAACAACAGGATCTACTTCTACGGCAGAGACAACCCTGCCGGTGGAACCTACGGCCTGCTCCACAGCCAGCCTGACTACGTGGGCGTGCAGCCctacaccaccctcaccctcaacatCGCCGACGAGCTGGCCACGGCCGACAACGGGGACCACTACCTGTACATCAACTCTTACAAGCTCTTCGGCCTCAACGGCCAGAGCGACAGCTCCCCCGGTGGGGTGAACCGTGACGTGTACCTGGGTATGAACCGGGTGGTGGCCGGCTCCTACATGAGTGGCAGGGGTCTGTGCAACGTGCGTGTCAGGTTTTATCCCtcgtag